A window of Salvia splendens isolate huo1 chromosome 8, SspV2, whole genome shotgun sequence genomic DNA:
CTACTGATACAGTTTCACAGAACAATCAAGTACAATCTGAAGCAGAGACAGCCGAAAACTGAAGCAGTTCTTAAGGTAGCGAAGGAAGAATCTTCCCGGAGCATGTTCCAAAGCCAACATTATAACCATCACCCTGCAATCGAATCAGACACTCCTGTTGGGAAGGGCTATAAAGCCACGAAgcagagaaaaagtaaatatttaAAGAAACTTCACCTTGCAGTAGCCAGTGAAAATGACTTCATCTCCGTCTTCCAGAAAAGTACGACTGGTTCCACCGAAAGATAATGGTTTTTGTCCATTCCAGGATAACTCTAGTAAGCACCCATAAGAATCAGGTTCCTGCATATGAATAAAGACAGTAGCATACAAGTAGAACAAAAGTGATAATTAGCCAACAAAGAAACAAGTAGCTTAAGTGCTTTCATGGCCAGTAATGATAATATCTTACAGGTCCACTTATAGTTCCGGTTCCAAGGAGGTCGCCAGGCCTTAAGTTGCAACCGTTGATAGTCTGATGGGCAAGTTGCTGAGTTATCGTCCAATATCTGCACCACCAGAACAGATTTGGATTCACAAAAACTCCAGATGATCAAGTCAAAGAGATCGTCAAAAACTATAAGATAAGGCTGATAACTTCATACAGGTGTCTGAAGTTGCTTCGGGTAAGGACATGTGCATCTTTCTGTCCAGCTGGTACAATGGAGACCTGGCAGCGGCAAGGCCAAATTTCCTTTTATAAGCAAATATAAAGGGTTTCATAAACATGAGAAGATAGGGGTTACAAGAGTTTATCATTGATGCTCATCggcatgtgtgtgtgtgaaggaCAGACAAAAACCTGCAAGGAGATATCATAGTTTTGGGATTTCTTCTCAGCAAGATATGGCAAGGGAGTGGGATTCTGCAATTAAGACATGTGCAAATAATTATATGCATGAAAAGACCAGGCAACCATATTGCTGTTAAAATCAGAAATTATATGTACCTGCTGTGGAGCATCTAAAGCAAACTGTTCCAGAGCATCTAAGGTCACAATCCACGGGGATAGAGTTGTGGCTGCAGAGGATCCACATATAAAAAAGTAAGCTATCGCTGACTGGAAGTTCCCTCAGAATATTGATGATATTGAAAGAATAAAGAGATTATCTACAATTATTGGCAAGTAAATTTTTGACAACATTATAGTTATAATTCACCATGGCAATGAGAATGGTTTATTACCGAAACTTTTTCCCAGAAAAGGACCAAGAGGCACATACTCCCATGCCTGAATGTCTCTAGCTGTCAAAAGCAGCATCATAAGTGAGTCACATATTTCTGCATGAATTAATATTATAGAAATCTCTGTCCATACCACTCCAGTCGTTCATCAAGACAAGTCCGAATATATGGTTTGCAGCTTCATTGACATCAACAGGTTTCCCCAACTCATTTCCAGGACCAACTACAGTAGCCTAAACACATCTCGAACAAGAACTCTTGAGATATGGTAATTATATCTAGCTGATAACATTCTAAAACACAGATGCTATTTTAATAAGCTAGCCTATCAGTGTCAAATACCTTACCATTTCCAGTTCAAAATCCAACTTGCGAGAAGGTCCAAAATACGGAAGAGAATTTCCAGCTGGATGGCCCTGCCCTCTGGATCACAGAAAGGACTTAAGTCAACATGGTTTCCAAGTATCTAATTTACTAATAGGGACTACAAGAACGTATCAGACAATTTTCCCTTTCTAATGGATGTTTTAATGCCCTTATACCTAACTGCAACcactaaataaaaatttaacattATAGTCCTGCAAGACTATGGAGGCTCTTATAGATAGAACTATTATTTTAGTAGAACAATATCCATTGGAAATTTATGAGTTTCAGATATCAAACGTTATTAGTCAATATAACTTTAAGTACATTACATTCCCCTGAGGCATAATTATACTGAACAATTAAGATTCAGCTTTCCCAACCTACATAAAGAGACTCAATTGAGCTTTTGAAAATATGGTAATGATTTCTCTTTTTGCAACCTTGGTCTTATTATATCAGTGCCAGAGATGACAATAGAGGATGCACGTCCATGATAAGCAATAGGGATGTGAAACCTGAAAAATATGAAGCCATTAGAGGATCATAAAAACAAGAGATTATTCATCTTTACGAAATTATAAATTGCATACCAGTTAGGGTTGATTGCATTTTCTGGCCCTCGAAACATAACTCCGCAGTTATATGCGTGATGTTTAGATGCAAAGAAGTCCGAGTAATCCCCTATTGTAATGGGAAGAAGCATTTGGACCTGGTTCTGTCGCATCAACAAGGATCAAATGTCAAATGCCAATATATAACATTTGGATGGATCATGCAAATCCAAAACTGTATAGACAAGTACCATAGGCACAAGTGCTTTCTCCCTCAAACTAGCATTATCACGCAATATTGACTCTTCAGCTGCAAGCACATAAGGAACTTGTGACTACAAGGAGAGTATGAATaatgagaattttattgatctcacaaaacacatataaaaataattataagcATGATCATGTAAGCAGATGCTGTAGGTTTACTCTAATGTTCATGAAAACAGAAATAGATTATAGGATGCCTAGTATCAATTTGAGCAGCCAACCTGACAATAGCTTTTGCAATGTTGTACGAGCTTCCGTCCACGCAGGACGCCCCAATTCCAAGAATTTGTTGAGATTAGACTGTAAAAAATGCGATGAACAACATTGATCAAAAAATTTCATATTGTTTTCCATAATAGAGTAgtagtaaaaattattttacaaaCTTCAGAGGCAATTTATTGAGAAACAATTTCATCTGTCATAAAGAGAGAATTTGATACTAATATTGTTTAggaattattataaaatattaggCCATTGGCTTAATCCTTCTCCGGCGTCTAGCTACACCACCAAGAATTATGTCAAAAGATGAATTCAAACCAGAAAGGCGCTGGGCTTCATTATAGTTAAATTCGAGAGTTATTTGTGTAAATGTGTTTCTTAATTTAACTAGATTCCCTTATGCTCTAGTAGCTTCTTTGATGATGCAATTGCTACCCCTCACACCGGCTGCGTGATTAGGCGCCAATACACAAAATTCGGGTATAGAGAAAACGTGTGGTTGCCACAGCACAGAAGGTCAACTCAAAATGCACAAAATTAGCATGTTTCGCAACCTCCGAGGTTCGAATTGAAAGCTAAAACAAAAAGTGGGGAGCAAAAGAGACCTGATTGAAGCAATCGGAGTTTCTGAGAAGCGAGCCGTGGAAGAGACCGGCCGACGCAAGGACGGAGAGATCGAGCACATATTCTCCTATGGCAACAGCCGGTCTGGGATCGGAAGCCGGTTCGCGCTTGAAGACGCCGTAGGGAAGGTTCTGAATCGGGAAGTGCGAGTCCGGGTGGACTTCAATGAATGACTTAAGAACCATTTCCAACAAGTGAGGGGTGAAACGATGTTGTCTGGAgtgagaggagaggagaggagagacAGTGACGACGCGAGAGTGAAAGGTTATGGGTTGCTAACGTAGGCCGAAAATGGAGTCGAACACGTGTCCATACTCTAATCCACTTTTTTAATTGTCTCActccatattttcattttcattttcattttcattttctcccGGCGCGACGTGCAAAACAACTGTTGGGCGGGACTTTACGACGGGGACGCAGGCCCGTCCCTTCGCACGCCAATTTTCAGGGGCCTCTGAAATATTTCGGCCCATATACATGTATTCCTATTTTTTTAGCCCAACAAAGCTATTTCTCTTGTATAGCAACGCCCAGGCCTTTTTCTAGCACCGTGACTCCAATTCTGATCGGTTTCTTTTCCCGATCGTAGACCTGGGAGCGGCCTGCTCGTGTTCGGTGTTCCTCATCGACAAACGCCGCAACAGGGACCAGCTCACCAGAGCCATCGTTGATCGCTTCTGCAGCGCCTGCCATCGTCGGCCATTGCGATTGAGAGCAACGCAAACGCatcaatttatctttttttctatagtatatttctttaaaatgcattgtctttttttctttaattatcatatagctttaaaatgtattgtctttttttctttaattatcatatagctttaaaatgtattgtctttttttctatagtggtaggcctcattttag
This region includes:
- the LOC121745171 gene encoding fumarylacetoacetase-like gives rise to the protein MVLKSFIEVHPDSHFPIQNLPYGVFKREPASDPRPAVAIGEYVLDLSVLASAGLFHGSLLRNSDCFNQSNLNKFLELGRPAWTEARTTLQKLLSAEESILRDNASLREKALVPMNQVQMLLPITIGDYSDFFASKHHAYNCGVMFRGPENAINPNWFHIPIAYHGRASSIVISGTDIIRPRGQGHPAGNSLPYFGPSRKLDFELEMATVVGPGNELGKPVDVNEAANHIFGLVLMNDWSARDIQAWEYVPLGPFLGKSFATTLSPWIVTLDALEQFALDAPQQNPTPLPYLAEKKSQNYDISLQVSIVPAGQKDAHVLTRSNFRHLYWTITQQLAHQTINGCNLRPGDLLGTGTISGPEPDSYGCLLELSWNGQKPLSFGGTSRTFLEDGDEVIFTGYCKGDGYNVGFGTCSGKILPSLP